Genomic segment of Bicyclus anynana chromosome 7, ilBicAnyn1.1, whole genome shotgun sequence:
aatagcacaaCTGGACCGTGGTGTTTTGAAGCCCCTACCAAAGgcttatgttttattttcataaacagATGGGATTTCCTCCTCTTGGTTACCTAGCTGAATTAGGTAGTGCTAGACTTTTACCAGCTAAATTCCATCCTGTCAACCAGTTTTCCGTGTACCCGCTTTTCTACTAACATTGTCTTGTTTTCAAAGGTCTATCGTGCTACAGAAAGTTATTGACAGTAGGTATTATTGAGTGTGCAGGCTTTCAtacattaaattttactaaagatatattatgtatgtaagtgTACGTACCGGTCTCAGTGTGAGTGCTCTGTATGTGGCGCACCCACTCGGCCGGGTTGGGGAAGTGTTTCTGACACAAGTCGCAGCGCAGCAAAGCCATGGTCTCCTCCGTGTCGTCGCTCTGTTGATGACATATAAAagatatcttaatatataaatgcgaaatgtcACAAATCTCGAAAATCCCTTGATGTACAAatctgaaatttggcagagaggtagtttatagttagtaggtatccattAAGAACTGATTTTacgatagggctggattaaagaggtctaagggcagacgaagtctgCTAGTATTAGATATTATGGATTGTTATAAAGTAAAACTCTTTTATGCATGCTTGAATTGaggagtaagctggtgaatgcgttacgaaatgtgtaatcgggcgatgtgtgctgccatctacaggcatagtgaaacaatgtttgttattttaaagtatCAGTAGATGGCTTTCTTAAACTATAACTTTGAAACAATTCTTTTTTGTacatttgaaagaaagaaaataaatttattcaaatttaaaagttacaaacagtatccttcCCTAAAGACAGAAtatctgtctgtaacccttaaaaaagaaagggtgtacagctcagtttatgccgtgtactatatacgagcataatacacggcgctgatttcaAGAAACTATTGTGATACAGTTATGCCTAagactcatagatggcgctttgtttattatattttttaaaaaataagttttacttcagtcatgtggtctaaagcacacttgttattttataagatcATTTCACATAATAATTTTCTCTTTAACTCGGTTGCAGGATGCCTTACTTAAAAATCAAGAGAGTCTGATTCCTAGGTCAAGCTAATTTAGGATTTTCTGCTTTGTCTTAAAGTAGCGTCAAATAAAGTCTTCTTAGAAAGTctttaagctttttttttttaatttttcaaaatcctgAATCTGATGGTAGGTCGCAGGCTGTAAAGCTGGTCTAAGTATAGTTACCGCAGAGCGATGTTTGCGGCGCCTGGGATGGTCGGTCTGGTCGCGCGCGTGGTTCTGCACGTGGCGCACCCACGCGGCCGGCACCGTGAACACCTCCGCGCACAGCTCGCACGCCAGCGGGCTGTACAACTGTAGGAAATAGAGATGTGTAAGTAATGCGCGTAATATCACTAATGAGATATCACTCGTACCATTACATTACACATCACACCGAGAAATCAAGCATCACTCCGTCCAAACATTACTCGAAGTAGCATTACCCGAGAGTCCGAGACCGAGCGAAGTGCTCGTAATAAATTCAATACATTGCCGCGCCGATACGAAAGGTCGGTTCAAGTCTATACACAAAGCGCGGTGAGCGCGTAATGTATGTAAAAGGTGATGTTTGCAATGGCATGGCATGGCGTAAACATTACATTTGTTATCCCGCTCGCACTTGCGCTCTTGATGTCGCTTTGTACTACTCACTCGCCCGCGCTATGTGTGCTGCTAGGAGTCGTTATGTTCGAGTAATGTTTGGAGTGATGTGATATCTCAGTGCGATATTACATTTTCGTAAAAGTGATGTGATGTAGCAAAGACAACAAAGCAAACcattattgaagtaaaacttcttcatGGACGCTcgacttggggagtaagttcgtgaatgcgttacgaaaagtgtattTGGACGAGGCTTttaagatgcgtgctgccatctacacaTATAGTGAAACTACCAGTTAATGGAATTcctagagaactttgaaacaatccctttttgtacacttcaagaacctgttgcgatggAATTGTGCACGAGGCTAATAGAtggcgttttatttttttaatttttaaaagaggtTTTACTTGTAGTATAAAGCATACTCGTATTTTTGGATAGGCTACAGGCATACAGCATAAAAAAGTGGTACATTAGAGTTTGGGAGGAAGGAAAGGATACAATTTGAATTCCACTTACCAAACTCTCCTCTTCAATGTCCATATCGTCAATAGGTTCGGACTTGACATTCATTTCACTCTGGAACATTTCAGCGATAGATCTTTCCTCTTCCTCTATACTGCTGGCATCCCAGTCGGGCTCATCTTTTACATGGATTTCTGTGGCTACCTCACTGGTGCTGGCAGAAGATTTTTCTAGAACAAAAACAAGAAACatgacaataaaataattatattgggttttctattagtaaaagaattttcaaaattggtttagtagatccatagattacaATATCACAAAGTTTACCAATTTATAATAGAACTAAGATTAAGTGGTAACCTTGTTGGACAACTTTCAGGGAGCATATTTGTTATTGGGCACACCAAAGGTCACATTTCCCCAATATAAATATAGgctatgaataaatatttaaattctggGTAAGTTATAAAGGTTTTCTACTCACTTGAGGTCACAGAAGCATTATCCTGGTCCTCAGTTTCCTTGGCATCAGCTGCCTCAGCGTTCTCAGTCCTCTGTCGCTTGCCGTACTTGCGTTCGACGGCGTGGCGGATCGTCAGACGAGTGGTAGGAGCTTCGTCCGGGGAATCGTCTGCTACTGTCacctgtatattattatttcactatAACCAAATTATCAaggatttttccaaaataaaattcctCACTGTGGTGATAGAAAGGTTGATTTCACTTCTTTATTtcgaaaacctgcatatctaagaattttcttaattctctatgccagtgaagtctgccaatctgcatttggtcagcgaggtggactaaggcctaacctctctcattctgggaggagacttttgctcaacagtgagatgaatatgggttgataaccactctggcccaattgCACTCAGCCACATTGGCATACTTCGCACACGctaagaatcaagaaaattctatgtatggtttcctcacgatgtttttcattcagtGTTTggggcacgtgatatttaatttcttaaaatgcacacatctgaaaagtatgaggtgcatgcccagaccagattcaaacccactccctccggaatcagaggcatatccactgggctatcatggctctcacACAGGCTGGAAGAATACCGAGATAAACAAACTTAAATtcacgtttacaatattagttaaGATTGGTAGGTTACCGTAGCTGTGGTGGATGTGGATGCCGAGGACACCGATGCTGCGATTGCCTCTGTGGGCTGTGCTTGTGCGACTAGTATAGTTTGACCCTTGGGTCCGCCGGGCCGGAGGGTGGCCTGTGTAGCGCCGTCCGTGGTCTTGATGAACACCAGCTTTGGAGGTCCAATGAACATTGGTCTGTTGGGAAAATATGGTATTGATTGGCTTGTATCATGTGGTTTTTGGTTCTCTCATTTCTAATTCAATCACATAGATAAACATCAACCATGATTATAATGATGGATGATTAtgttgatgaagatgatgaagatgatgatgatgatgatgatgatgatgatgatgatgatgatgatgatgatgatgatgatgatgataatgatgatgatggtgatgatgatggtgatgatggttatgatgatggtgataataatggtgatgatgatggtgatgatgatggcgatggtgatggtgatgatgatgataatgacgatgatgatgacgatgatgattatggtgatggtgatgatggtgatggtgatgatgatgatgatgattatggtgatggtgatgatggtgatggtgatgatgatggtgatagaGTTGGTGATGGTGATGGGGTTGGAGTTGGTGATTATGATGgtgattgtgatgatgatgatgatggtgatggggTTGGTGATAGTAATGGTGATGGTGATAGTGATGAGGTTGGTGAtggtgatagtgatgatgataatatgatggtGATGGggttgatgatggtgatggtgttgatgatggtgatggtagTGACGATGGTAGTGGtgcaaatattatgaaataatttttttcttccTCGAAATTATCGGTGAGTTGGGAATTTGATGATGTTACAACCCAAAGATCAGAGTGTCAAGCTGGTCAGTGGTCAGtaaaggtcatcatcatcatcatcttcatgaaattatttttcttatttttttcatgaaaacaaATTGATAGATATAGAGTTCAAATCCACCACATTGCTACAATGCGTGTTGATGAGcttatgatgataattttaaactcttttatcattaatttcatagaagaaaaagcaaatgaaatgaaaggaggattaccagcaaaattacCAAATTTACCAGAGAACAACACGtgcggaggaggggagtgttaatcgattgtcaaagaattccttaaccctacatactgtagtcacaagtccaggactctgctcggagtttttctctctagcACCTGATGggcccggcacctgcacggtggatccatggattgctaagataatTGTGTCATAGggaaaaagctcaatatttcacagctCAACCTAGGGCTTCAACCCAAGACTTTTTAATCTGAAcccatagactaaccactggcctatacaaaaatattttttaattcagaatttttgtaatattcttttatttattgcaataatttacCTTGTAACACCTTGAGGCTGTGCCGGAGTGAAGGTTTTAAGAAGCTTGTCATCTTTCTTGACTGCGATCTTGGGGGCTTCATCTTTCTTAGCTGGCTTGGTGACATTAGTAGTGGCCTGGGCCTCCGCGGGTGCAGAGTCTCCACCAGCCTCATCTGTCTGTCTCCACAAACCTCTGATTTTAAGGACTTCGCCAGCTTTGAGAACTGTATCTAGTACTTCATTTGAAACTGTGGTTTCACCTGAAAATAATTACTAGTTTTAACTTTGTTAATCTACTTAGGTGTTTAAAAGTAAACAGTTCActgtaaattgtatttaaatttttttataaattaaatcaatttaaataaaaaaaataattgttttcgaTGTCAGCCACATTTGGATTTGTGTGATTTTTTAAGATGCGTGTTCGAAACCATCGTGATTTATCACGCAGGCGACtgctatactttatttttaaagtatagtAATgactttaaacttatttcgtggttgttcattaggaatattatttaaacgggtacatacatATGCTAGTATAGAACACGTACCtacatagaaaatataaataagcacCTACCTTTATACATATACTCGACGAGAATCTTCAAAGCCTTGGTAGAGATCTCCGACGGTAGAACCACGTAGAGCATCCCTCCCATCCTCGTAACAGACCGTTGGCCCTCGAACAAACTGCACAGGTATACGCTGCACGAGCTCAATATGAACTTGTGCGCCGGTATCTGGGACCCGTCCATCGTGCACAGAACCACGTCGGTGAACCTTTCCGACCGTAGCAAAGACGCCACCGACCCGTTCAAATGTGAACTGTGGGAGTGCCATTTCAGCTGGTACGTGTCCGTCGACGTCATTGTCTCATTTCAATCCCACTTGTTTGCCTGGAATGGAAACGAGAAATACTCATTATTCCAATATGATTAACGAATAAACTCTCTGTTGTCTTGTCACCACCAAGAAGTCAAGAACGTGGTTCTGATTACTTGGTCACCCTCACCATCACCAACaccatttttacaaaaaaaatcaaatttcgaATTCGAACTACAATTTTACAACACGTTCAACATccagattttaataataataatattaactgtaATTTCACATTACAAAGATAATATTACAACATAAttgcaatttattattaaacattaaacaaaacaaattacaaaactCAAACAAAAGGAAACAAAACAAACACTCTTTTTAACTTCTACTGTTactatatgtatacataattaACTCGAATCTCGATCCAAACTCGTAAATCGTAATGATTGGATTTCATCATTGGCCTAACAAATGGATTTCATCGCGCTTttgttagtttttgtttttgatgcAAATTTCGTTTCCAATAcaggtttttaaattaagtacctaGAGCTATGCTAAATATGCTGTTAGTAAGAACATTTCGGaggaaacaaaaattttcaatgcACGACACAGGtcttgaacccaggacctaatgATCTGATTGCTAACCGCAGGACCAATGCGACATCTTATAATATggtaagtttaatatttttaacattttaaaattaatgttggtgttaaatatttgcaTGTATCATATAGGCTAAACCTTTGCTATAAGCGGTCCGTGCCATTTAGCCGATTATGATGAAACTTTTTCGAGTTAATACGCATGCCCGAAAATTTTCCTGCAAACGTTTTGCCTGCTGCACACAggaatcaaaaatgaaaatcgAGTGATCACTGCACACACGGTCACGCTTTAAGACACAAAGGTTGAATTTGAGCtaccaatattattttttataatctgATCGCAAAACATTAAATTGTGATTTTACACAACCTGTATTTGATACTAGTTTAAgtagttataataaaacaatgactaatttaaaaaaatattatattcaaatcaTTCGTTATTcgactacaaaaatataaattaatagtttcaTAGTAGGGGCACAATGccagataaaaaattaataatactcaCCGGAAGTcaaaaatagtcaaaaaaaacaaaatcataattaattaatataggtaCAAAAAATTGCTTCTAAAATATTCACGACATCACTGAAAATTGATACtctaataagtaaaaaaaataaatgaacttttacCTCAATTTATCATAACGATTCGTTTTCGATGAaacatttttattgcaaaaCTCTCTGGAATATTAAATACACGGAATAATATGATAAATCCAATGAAATGCGCGCAACCACCGCGTGCGACCCTCGAATACGGTGTGCGGCGGCTGCGGCTCCGAAAATCGATAGAATTCGTATTGATTTAACTCGAAAAGCGGGGTTGCGCGTTTATCTCATCGATCCATGTACAGGCGTCGGTAGCGTCGGTGCGCGCGCGTGCGCCAAGTTACCGGCGCGCCGCCCTGCCCTCGGCCCTGCAGTTCCCTACGCCACCCTGTTCATGcgcaatataataataataattacatatgcTTTGCTCTATgctttgtaataatataaatacaaccAAAAGTCTTCCGTATCGTGTATGAAAATTTGAAGCATCGAAATTTGGATATGAAACGCATAggtataatgataatattaaattaacactCTCGATAATATTATGATCTCGACCTATTCAGTATATGCTTTGTAATATAGGTACCGAAATATGTAGCCGACTTCGAATTATTTCCAAATGGCTTGTGTACAAGCAGTTTTGAAGCGTCAAGTTTGTCCGTTTGTAGCGACTCTACTTCAAGTTTGAAAGCCAGTCTGTTGAAAGGAGCCGGatctaatgaaattaaatagttaCAGTCTACAGACGCACATTATAAGGTAGAGCATGAAAACTTcaaatatgaatattaaaacaCCTACCTATAGATCtctatctaataaataaatccatgTCACTACGCTTACACACCAACACATAGATCAACAATAAGAGATGTAGATTAGCTAATTTGGAGAGTaagtcattttattttaactaaaattttatttaaaacctaCCTACCCTACTGATAACTGGCTGAAGCCAAAGCTTATCGGGCCATACGCATTGTAGGTTCCGCAGCAGTGCTTTACGGTCGACTGCGTCgcttatttttacaattataagcTTAGGAAAATTGTTATAGCACGCCTTAATATAGTAATTCTTACCTTCTATTAGATATCTACTGATTCTATGAGATAAGCCGCAGACAGACAAAATGAATATAGTGAAAGCATGTGTTCTTGTAACACCTACGATACAATTTATAGTAACTATGCGAGCTAGCCAGAATTCAACTAAGAGTAGATCTGTTAGTTCGTGTAAAATGTTCTTTGGTGTAAAGGAACAATATCATAGAATGTGAGGTATGCAGAGTAAGTAAGGTACACCGGGCGGTGCGAGTCGACCACGCTGAGGATCCCGAACAGTAAAGTAAAAAGCACAAAAATACTGAAGTTTTTAAAAAGTATGAAAGTTCATGGCTCAACTGAAAAGCTTAACTGACATTATTTGAGAGACAACTTTAACACAGcttatgaataatataaaattgagaattttgaaaacctctgaatgtcatgaaattattaattacactttcgatcaagtcattaatattctctttcagtgcgctttcatttgaaaccccactcgagtacgagtatatttgcagacattcggttattcttcccgactttcaccccccccccccacaacttttaaacggctcaaccgattttcatcaaacatgtctaagaacacttgcacataagtcaccttcaatacaaaaaaaaaataaattgaaatcgcttcatccgttcgggagctatggtgccacagacagactgacagatagatagacacgtcaaacttataacacccttctTTTTGCGTTGGAggttaaaaatataggtaatccCCGTACAACGTCATAGGTGGCacctacctactatatataTCCGCTGATATCTTTATTTTCTTAAACCAAAGaagctacttagcgataaggccgccttttgcatgctgatctcttcttttTATGTTTGCATTTCTCTTTTGACTGTAGtgtgcaaataaaataataaagtatatactaataatatagtatttgtaataagattttacaaaaatacattttcactATTTACTTAGGggcaattaaaattttaccaaaaatttaaatCCCAGTTGTTTGGGTTTGGTTTGTTAGagattaaaaatactaatatgtCATTAAACCAATTACATAACACATTACATATTGAAGTTCTAATTTCATGACATAGCACAGGTATCatgacaaattaatttaaatcgaGTTTCGGAAATTATTTTCGAATAacgatttttttccaaaaaaaaactcaacGTAAGTATAGGATCTGTTAACTggcttcaaaaaaggaggtttctcaatacgatcgtctatattttatttgtagttgTAGAGTTAGATCTGCCTACTGTTGTCTGCCATGGGAGACAAAATGTTCCGATGGGATGGATAGgccacacacacatacacacacaaacacacattataaaagtgattaaatattaaggtccaacaaataaattacttatctAACCAATAAAATCGGGCATGTGCGAGTCGGGCTCGCGTATAATGGTTCCGTACCGTTATTAGATTATGAAACGAGAAATATCACGTTTGTtgatatttacttattatattgttttttagtatgtaggtaggtaggtatctgttgttgttttttttaaacagaaataggtaggtacatcacgGTACATGAAACACTTacagcacagaaaacatatgcatAAGCTTACAGTAAAATgaagattaatattaatatacacgTATGAGATACAGCCAGTTACAGACGGAGGGACGGACTGCGGAGTCTTATTAGGGTTCCGTTTAGgtacctacggaaccctaaaaatggctATTTGGTTAGTTTATACGCCGTGGTCGGTATATGCGTAGTATAGCACGAGCATAGTAGAAGGTGAAGTCGAATAagtaccagcaaaatctctttataaccTGTTTATACACCTTGGCATCGCTAGAATTGCAGCAAGTTCTTATGTATCCAAAGCTAGCTTTGGTAGATCACACGGAATTTTACTTCACAGGGAGAAGATCACGAACTTAGTATTAATCTGTTTAAAGGAATTATACGCGCTATTCCTTTATAATTGTTAATTAGAGCACGATGGGGCTgacgtttttaaaaataaaagtccctaaatttaaaaattttgagattttctctctgccacacaatgGACCCCGCATCCGTACGGTGAATCCAAGGAAGGCTAATTCGTCTCTGCTTACCAATGTGTAGATATTTTCTGATAACTGTTTGCCAAGATTATACCAAAAATCTATTCAAAATATACACTATTTGATATCTACTTacctataagtaggtatacgtTGTAGAAGTTGTCTCCTCTATGTTGTAGACAAACCACGCTAGCGTGGGACGTACACCAATCGCGTGCGCAGACTTTATTGATTTTCCCAACCCCACGCGTTTCATCCCCAGCTCTTTGTACGCTTACATAGTCATAGATATTTTATCGATCTAGCGAATAGAGGCCGTCATTGGGCGTCATTATTTAGCGGAAAGCGAATCAGTGGAAGGACTTAACCtcaagtccctacaaaaggcttttgtcctgcagtggacgtccatcggctagtaaaatgatgatatttttttgcggaatatcatgagaaatcatgtcgtCAACTATCCAAGTAGAAAGGACGACGACGAGTTTTGAGGAaggccgtggcgcagtggtatgcgaggtTTCACAAACGGAAGTCCTGGTTTCCATCCCCGGCTGAGTTTTGAGGATTTCTtagtggtccaggtctggctggtgggaggcttcggccgtggctggttataggcaaagacataccgccaagcgatttagcgttccaataacATGTCTTTTAGaaacaggggtgtggattttcatcctcctcctaacgagttctTCGATTGCATCGTCAcccaccatcaggtgagattgtagtcaagcactaACCACGgcatatgagaaattatatcacCAATGGCTAGTCACTTGCGTCGTGATAACACTTTGAAAAATACTGTTATAGATTAAACTTTAAGGTTCTCTAACGAAAGGTTACTACGAAgcataatagtaggggagcccgggatgctaaattttcatttactaaagcgtcatggggagCGACTAGATTTAGAACAGATGATAGGAAATATCAATCGCGTTAAACAggtacttttttcgcttttagcggtgggaAAAAATCTCTCCCTCGGCTCGGATactgaaatataagggttttattttgtacctttggaaccctcccattccaatTCGTACGGTctaatcgttagattttcgaaatgcacaccttttaacTATCGACTAACCCACTTTatccttatctgacgtgctggatGAGTATTATTTAAGTTACTGTATTTTGGCTGCCTGATCGTACCCACCAATATCAACAGCTCATGCTcatactcaacaacatgcaaggtataGTCTCCTATGTTCAACTGCCTCGCACGAGTAACTGTGAAAAtctcctcttcggctcccctactataacgtattttaaaaaatatatttcggaaAGTGTGCACAGGAGCCCCCACCACCGTCACCTTTTACCATCGCAttgcaagacaccgggtaggtttaTATCCTTAAGTCATTgacaattttatactatagattggtacacaaacatacaaaatcacctcaaaaagtgattcgaataaTATGCTataaaactgagcgcacacatgcacatttaGCCTTTaacatgttttctgtgctttaactccattatttatttatgtatataatttttacacttcctgaacacacaactcgacattgtagactatttttaggtattatttgtttaaataacgttcgttgttgaccacaactaacattgagatgtgggaatttcctcttttgagggccttatttttttatgacataggtaataacacatctaacagtatttaacatcattgcgtACGAAGTGTAAagctattatttgtttaaataacgttcgtttttgaccacaactaatattgagatgtggaaatttcctatTTTGAGGGCCTTTTTTTTATGACAtaataacacatctaacagtatttaacatcattgcgtACGAAGTGTTGAGCGTAGTATTatgtccccactcaatgaatgccaaacacaacttcttggtaCAGAATTTCAAGTAcacgcatttgcaaattcaaccttaaattgaatctttaaggttgaatttaggattttattgaatattgaatatatatTAAGTAGTATAGTAAGGCCTTTAggcataattttctttaccagtaattctaaaactgtctaAGCAAAATTGGCTAGTTTTTAAGTAaatctacatgattgtgcgtccttttattttatgaggTCAATGGagcctataaaataaatactgctTTGCAACgaacttttttatttctggTCAGTCTATCGGTACGTCATTTTGACGTTGACATTTGACATGACGCGAACTTTTGAATTTGACATGTTATTATCCGCGTGTGAACTGTCAAACAATAGCTGGGATTTGATTTGGGTTGGGAGacgcatttttaatttgtatttttatttatctcggTA
This window contains:
- the LOC112045231 gene encoding zinc finger and BTB domain-containing protein 14 isoform X1; translation: MTSTDTYQLKWHSHSSHLNGSVASLLRSERFTDVVLCTMDGSQIPAHKFILSSCSVYLCSLFEGQRSVTRMGGMLYVVLPSEISTKALKILVEYMYKGETTVSNEVLDTVLKAGEVLKIRGLWRQTDEAGGDSAPAEAQATTNVTKPAKKDEAPKIAVKKDDKLLKTFTPAQPQGVTRPMFIGPPKLVFIKTTDGATQATLRPGGPKGQTILVAQAQPTEAIAASVSSASTSTTATVTVADDSPDEAPTTRLTIRHAVERKYGKRQRTENAEAADAKETEDQDNASVTSKKSSASTSEVATEIHVKDEPDWDASSIEEEERSIAEMFQSEMNVKSEPIDDMDIEEESLLYSPLACELCAEVFTVPAAWVRHVQNHARDQTDHPRRRKHRSASDDTEETMALLRCDLCQKHFPNPAEWVRHIQSTHTETELALSNNSAPPKRHNRFTEGAQNKTCQQCKKTFPSHASMLIHMRTHTGERPFVCGLCNKGFNVKSNLLRHLRTLHDQVISPARVDDDDAGAAPPPPELKRES
- the LOC112045231 gene encoding zinc finger protein 236 isoform X2; translation: MTSTDTYQLKWHSHSSHLNGSVASLLRSERFTDVVLCTMDGSQIPAHKFILSSCSVYLCSLFEGQRSVTRMGGMLYVVLPSEISTKALKILVEYMYKGETTVSNEVLDTVLKAGEVLKIRGLWRQTDEAGGDSAPAEAQATTNVTKPAKKDEAPKIAVKKDDKLLKTFTPAQPQGVTRPMFIGPPKLVFIKTTDGATQATLRPGGPKGQTILVAQAQPTEAIAASVSSASTSTTATVTVADDSPDEAPTTRLTIRHAVERKYGKRQRTENAEAADAKETEDQDNASVTSKKSSASTSEVATEIHVKDEPDWDASSIEEEERSIAEMFQSEMNVKSEPIDDMDIEEESLLYSPLACELCAEVFTVPAAWVRHVQNHARDQTDHPRRRKHRSASDDTEETMALLRCDLCQKHFPNPAEWVRHIQSTHTETEGAQNKTCQQCKKTFPSHASMLIHMRTHTGERPFVCGLCNKGFNVKSNLLRHLRTLHDQVISPARVDDDDAGAAPPPPELKRES